A single region of the Nocardioides ochotonae genome encodes:
- a CDS encoding WD40 repeat domain-containing protein gives MRKPHLSPRRPRRIGTGARTLPAAILAVAALVLGVVPADAAHTAPPPGTDLRPATLPAGDGPRVPWLVGGDTIADGQVRVRLPGSGKILLGASGDAYVAGLTARDGTARLLRVAPDGTRRRLGDGIDPYASVLSADGTRVVETRWDRRERTRVRVFDATSGALLAQRRFDRPGRVLDAGADRVLLGFSDPGRTLWWDPGTGRITRVATQAGYHASIRADRLATFTRDPYDGGCTVVRRLSAPRTVLWRSCDDAVAAFSPTGRRVATVPILTDGLGARSLLVRTVRGGEILAGYRVGGWFGAIGWESARTLLLDAHGTRRTATVRCAPTRCERASRAVPTTAPRAVAER, from the coding sequence ATGCGCAAGCCACACCTGTCCCCCCGGCGCCCTCGTCGCATCGGCACCGGGGCCCGGACGCTGCCGGCGGCGATCCTCGCCGTCGCGGCGCTGGTCCTCGGCGTCGTCCCGGCCGACGCCGCACACACCGCTCCCCCGCCCGGCACCGACCTGCGGCCCGCGACCCTGCCCGCCGGTGACGGCCCACGGGTCCCCTGGCTGGTCGGCGGCGACACCATCGCCGACGGCCAGGTGCGGGTGCGGCTGCCGGGCTCGGGGAAGATCCTGCTCGGTGCCTCCGGCGACGCCTACGTCGCGGGGCTCACCGCCCGTGACGGCACCGCCCGCCTCCTGCGCGTCGCACCCGACGGCACCCGCCGGCGCCTCGGCGACGGCATCGATCCCTATGCCTCGGTGCTCTCCGCCGACGGGACCCGCGTGGTGGAGACCCGCTGGGACCGCCGCGAGCGCACGCGGGTCCGGGTCTTCGACGCGACCTCCGGCGCGCTGCTCGCCCAGCGTCGGTTCGACCGCCCCGGTCGGGTGCTCGACGCGGGGGCCGACCGGGTGCTGCTCGGCTTCTCGGATCCGGGTCGCACGCTCTGGTGGGATCCCGGCACGGGACGCATCACCCGCGTCGCCACGCAGGCCGGCTACCACGCGTCGATCCGCGCCGACCGACTCGCGACCTTCACCCGCGACCCCTACGACGGCGGGTGCACGGTCGTGCGGCGGCTCTCCGCTCCGCGGACGGTGCTGTGGCGCTCGTGCGACGACGCGGTCGCCGCCTTCTCCCCCACCGGACGCCGGGTCGCGACCGTCCCGATCCTCACGGACGGGCTCGGGGCGCGCAGCCTGCTGGTGCGCACCGTGCGCGGCGGCGAGATCCTGGCCGGCTACCGGGTCGGCGGCTGGTTCGGGGCGATCGGGTGGGAGTCCGCGCGGACCCTGCTGCTCGACGCCCACGGCACCCGGCGCACCGCGACCGTGCGCTGTGCGCCCACGCGCTGCGAGCGTGCCTCCCGGGCGGTGCCGACGACGGCGCCGCGCGCCGTCGCTGAGCGCTAG
- a CDS encoding YlxR family protein — protein sequence MGCRARVAKRELLRVTAGSSTDGRPAVVPDPTATSPGRGAHLHPTSECYELAVRRKAFPRALRIPAGTGVSTALLGEYLGQRDHQA from the coding sequence GTGGGCTGCCGCGCACGAGTTGCGAAGCGCGAGTTGTTGCGGGTGACCGCCGGCTCGAGCACAGACGGCCGACCGGCCGTCGTGCCCGATCCAACGGCCACCTCGCCCGGCCGTGGAGCGCATCTGCACCCCACGTCCGAGTGTTACGAGCTCGCGGTGCGGCGGAAGGCCTTTCCTCGCGCTCTGCGGATCCCCGCAGGCACGGGGGTGTCCACCGCACTGCTGGGCGAGTACCTCGGCCAGCGTGACCACCAGGCATGA
- the infB gene encoding translation initiation factor IF-2, whose product MAKTRVHELAKEFGVESKFVLEKFKEMGEFVKSASSTVELPAEMRFRKEYGDKLKAPQGGQGGQAGQGGNAPAPSAPKPGPKAPKPGPKPAQTPAPAPVAEQAPAPVETPAAAPEAPAPQAPAAEAPAAQAPAAAEPATKAPRPGPKPGPKPAPKPAPAEPQAPAAAAPAPAAPKPSPKAPGGPKGPAPRPVGRPGAPRPGNNPFAPSQGMGRRPSAPRDGGAPSAPAAGGGDQQRPPRPPAARDGGAPGRPGMPRPNPAMMPKSPAAFAGGRAAPGRPGAPGRGGAPGRPGAPGRGGPGGAPGRPGGGFGPSGGGRPGGGRPGQRGQTQGAFGRPGGPSRRGRKSKRARRQEFEAMEAPTIGGMRVRKGNGETVRLARGASLTDFAEKINVDAAQLVQMLFGLGEMVTATESVNDATLELLGEELNYVVQVVSPEDEDRELLESFDIEFGEDEGDEADLVVRPPVVTVMGHVDHGKTKLLDALRNANVVDKEAGGITQHIGAYQVQTEVDGQERRITFIDTPGHEAFTAMRARGAQATDIAILVVAADDGVMPQTVEALNHAKAAGVPIVVAVNKIDKPDADPTKVRGQLTEYGLVPEEYGGDAMFVDVSAKSELNLDKLLEAVILTADASLDLRANPTQDAQGLVVEAHLDRGRGPVATVLVQRGTLRVGDSIVAGPAHGRVRAMLDEFGNELSQADPSRPAMVLGLSSVPGAGQNFLVVEDDRMARQIAEKREARERAAMQAKRRVRRTLEDFMASMEKGESQELNLILKGDVSGSVEALEDSLSQIDVGDEVTLRVIDRGVGAITETNVDLAAASDAIIIGFNVRPQGKATEMADKEGVEIRYYSVIYQAIEEIEAALKGMLKPEYEEKTLGQAEIRAIFRSSKIGNIAGCMVTSGLLRRNAKVRVIRDGNVIADNLDLASLKRERDDASEVREGFECGLVLKNFQDIKEGDVIEAFEMREIPRS is encoded by the coding sequence GTGGCCAAGACCCGAGTTCACGAACTCGCCAAAGAGTTCGGTGTCGAGAGCAAGTTCGTTCTCGAGAAGTTCAAGGAGATGGGGGAGTTCGTCAAGTCGGCGAGCTCCACTGTCGAGCTGCCCGCCGAGATGCGCTTCCGCAAGGAGTACGGCGACAAGCTGAAGGCTCCCCAGGGTGGCCAGGGTGGCCAGGCCGGTCAGGGTGGCAACGCCCCCGCGCCGTCGGCCCCGAAGCCCGGCCCGAAGGCCCCGAAGCCGGGCCCGAAGCCGGCTCAGACCCCGGCCCCCGCGCCGGTGGCCGAGCAGGCCCCCGCGCCGGTCGAGACCCCCGCCGCTGCCCCGGAGGCACCGGCGCCCCAGGCGCCCGCCGCCGAGGCGCCCGCCGCCCAGGCTCCCGCTGCTGCGGAGCCCGCGACCAAGGCCCCGCGCCCCGGTCCGAAGCCGGGCCCCAAGCCCGCGCCGAAGCCCGCCCCCGCGGAGCCCCAGGCTCCTGCTGCCGCCGCCCCGGCGCCGGCCGCTCCGAAGCCCTCCCCGAAGGCGCCCGGTGGCCCGAAGGGTCCCGCCCCGCGCCCGGTGGGCCGTCCCGGCGCCCCGCGCCCGGGCAACAACCCGTTCGCGCCCAGCCAGGGCATGGGCCGTCGGCCCTCCGCTCCGCGTGACGGTGGCGCTCCCAGCGCCCCCGCCGCCGGTGGTGGCGACCAGCAGCGTCCGCCGCGGCCCCCGGCCGCGCGTGACGGCGGTGCTCCGGGTCGTCCCGGCATGCCGCGCCCGAACCCGGCGATGATGCCGAAGTCCCCTGCCGCCTTCGCCGGTGGCCGTGCCGCTCCGGGTCGTCCCGGTGCTCCCGGCCGCGGTGGCGCCCCCGGTCGTCCCGGTGCTCCGGGCCGCGGTGGCCCCGGTGGCGCTCCCGGTCGTCCCGGCGGTGGCTTCGGCCCCTCCGGCGGCGGTCGTCCCGGCGGTGGCCGTCCCGGTCAGCGTGGCCAGACCCAGGGTGCCTTCGGTCGCCCCGGTGGCCCCTCGCGCCGTGGTCGCAAGTCGAAGCGGGCACGTCGCCAGGAGTTCGAGGCCATGGAGGCCCCGACGATCGGCGGCATGCGCGTCCGCAAGGGCAACGGCGAGACCGTTCGCCTGGCCCGGGGCGCCTCGCTCACCGACTTCGCCGAGAAGATCAACGTCGACGCCGCTCAGCTGGTGCAGATGCTGTTCGGCCTCGGCGAGATGGTGACCGCGACCGAGTCGGTCAACGACGCGACGCTCGAGCTGCTCGGTGAGGAGCTCAACTACGTCGTCCAGGTCGTGTCCCCGGAGGACGAGGACCGCGAGCTGCTCGAGTCCTTCGACATCGAGTTCGGCGAGGACGAGGGCGACGAGGCCGACCTGGTCGTCCGTCCGCCGGTCGTCACCGTCATGGGTCACGTCGACCACGGCAAGACCAAGCTCCTCGACGCGCTGCGCAACGCCAACGTCGTCGACAAGGAGGCCGGTGGCATCACGCAGCACATCGGTGCCTACCAGGTGCAGACGGAGGTGGACGGCCAGGAGCGCCGCATCACCTTCATCGACACCCCCGGTCACGAGGCGTTCACCGCCATGCGTGCCCGTGGTGCGCAGGCCACCGACATCGCGATCCTCGTGGTCGCGGCCGACGACGGTGTCATGCCGCAGACGGTCGAGGCGCTCAACCACGCCAAGGCCGCGGGTGTCCCGATCGTGGTCGCGGTCAACAAGATCGACAAGCCGGACGCCGACCCGACCAAGGTCCGCGGTCAGCTGACCGAGTACGGCCTGGTCCCCGAGGAGTACGGCGGCGACGCGATGTTCGTCGACGTGTCGGCGAAGTCGGAGCTCAACCTCGACAAGCTGCTCGAGGCCGTCATCCTCACGGCCGACGCGTCCCTGGACCTGCGGGCCAACCCGACCCAGGACGCCCAGGGTCTCGTGGTCGAGGCGCACCTGGACCGCGGTCGCGGTCCGGTCGCCACGGTGCTGGTCCAGCGCGGCACGCTGCGTGTCGGCGACTCGATCGTCGCCGGCCCGGCCCACGGCCGTGTGCGTGCGATGCTCGACGAGTTCGGCAACGAGCTCAGCCAGGCCGACCCGTCGCGTCCCGCGATGGTGCTGGGTCTGTCCTCGGTGCCCGGCGCGGGTCAGAACTTCCTCGTCGTCGAGGACGACCGGATGGCGCGCCAGATCGCTGAGAAGCGTGAGGCGCGTGAGCGTGCGGCCATGCAGGCCAAGCGTCGCGTCCGCCGCACCCTCGAGGACTTCATGGCCTCCATGGAGAAGGGCGAGAGCCAGGAGCTCAACCTCATCCTCAAGGGCGACGTGTCCGGTTCGGTCGAGGCCCTCGAGGACTCGCTGTCGCAGATCGACGTCGGCGACGAGGTCACCCTGCGCGTCATCGACCGCGGTGTCGGTGCGATCACCGAGACCAACGTCGACCTGGCCGCTGCCTCCGACGCCATCATCATCGGCTTCAACGTCCGGCCCCAGGGCAAGGCGACCGAGATGGCGGACAAGGAAGGCGTCGAGATCCGCTACTACTCGGTCATCTACCAGGCGATCGAGGAGATCGAGGCGGCCCTCAAGGGCATGCTCAAGCCGGAGTACGAGGAGAAGACCCTCGGCCAGGCCGAGATCCGCGCGATCTTCCGCTCCTCGAAGATCGGCAACATCGCGGGCTGCATGGTCACCAGTGGCCTGCTGCGCCGCAACGCGAAGGTCCGGGTCATCCGCGACGGCAACGTCATCGCGGACAACCTCGACCTCGCCTCGCTCAAGCGTGAGCGCGACGACGCATCCGAGGTCCGCGAGGGCTTCGAGTGTGGTCTGGTCCTGAAGAACTTCCAGGACATCAAGGAGGGCGACGTCATCGAGGCGTTCGAGATGCGGGAGATTCCCCGCAGCTGA
- a CDS encoding HAD family hydrolase: MSGPGGQHSIEAVIFDWGGTLTRWHDVDFHAESVALAQAVIATPTPDDDHHAHAARLHRAGDVIWGRSRDHQQSSSIADLFTEAGLDHDPELLSAYYAFWEPHTETDPEVGPMWTALRAAGMRVGVLSNTIWPRAWHEGYFERDGVRHLIDGDVYTSEIPWTKPSPRAFAAAMDAVGATDPARCVYVGDRLFDDVWGAQNAGMRAIHVPHSTIPATQVGHTEGTPDAVVSRLSEIPDIVRAWS, from the coding sequence GTGAGTGGGCCCGGTGGTCAGCACAGCATCGAGGCGGTCATCTTCGACTGGGGCGGCACCCTCACCCGCTGGCACGACGTGGACTTCCACGCCGAGTCGGTGGCCTTGGCCCAGGCGGTCATCGCGACGCCCACCCCGGACGACGACCACCACGCCCACGCCGCGCGCCTGCACCGCGCCGGCGACGTGATCTGGGGGCGCAGCCGCGACCACCAGCAGAGCTCCTCGATCGCCGACCTGTTCACCGAGGCCGGCCTCGACCACGACCCCGAGCTGTTGAGCGCCTACTACGCGTTCTGGGAGCCGCACACCGAGACCGATCCCGAGGTCGGGCCGATGTGGACGGCGCTGCGCGCGGCGGGCATGCGGGTCGGGGTGCTGTCGAACACGATCTGGCCCCGCGCCTGGCACGAGGGCTACTTCGAGCGCGACGGGGTGCGCCACCTCATCGACGGCGACGTGTACACCAGCGAGATCCCGTGGACCAAGCCGTCCCCGCGCGCCTTCGCGGCGGCGATGGACGCCGTCGGCGCCACGGACCCCGCCCGCTGCGTGTACGTCGGCGATCGGCTCTTCGACGACGTGTGGGGCGCCCAGAACGCCGGCATGCGGGCGATCCACGTCCCGCACAGCACGATCCCGGCGACCCAGGTCGGCCACACCGAGGGCACCCCCGACGCGGTGGTCTCCCGGCTCTCCGAGATCCCGGACATCGTGCGCGCCTGGTCCTGA
- a CDS encoding ferritin-like domain-containing protein — MSELEALQVALAAEHAAVHVYGVLGAQTSRTAQPALSASLQDAYAQHRARRDRVIAAVHDLGGTPVGPEAAYDLPERLDDPVAVSRRARELEQAAAETYVFVVASTTGVRRARAIVDLTDAAVRALAFGASPETLPGIG, encoded by the coding sequence ATGAGCGAGCTCGAGGCGCTCCAGGTCGCCCTCGCCGCGGAGCACGCCGCCGTCCACGTGTACGGCGTGCTGGGCGCGCAGACCTCCCGCACCGCCCAGCCGGCGCTGTCGGCCTCGCTGCAGGACGCCTACGCCCAGCACCGTGCACGGCGCGACCGGGTGATCGCGGCCGTGCACGACCTCGGCGGCACCCCGGTCGGGCCCGAGGCCGCCTACGACCTTCCCGAGCGGCTCGACGACCCGGTCGCCGTCTCCCGGCGCGCACGTGAGCTCGAGCAGGCCGCGGCCGAGACCTACGTCTTCGTCGTCGCGAGCACGACCGGCGTACGCCGGGCCCGCGCGATCGTGGACCTCACCGACGCCGCGGTGCGCGCACTGGCCTTCGGGGCCTCGCCCGAGACCCTGCCCGGGATCGGCTGA
- a CDS encoding proline--tRNA ligase: protein MILRMSSLFVRTLREDPADAEVPSHRLLVRAGYIRRTAPGIYSWLPLGLRVLRKIEGIVREEMDAMGAQEVSFPALLPREPYEATNRWTEYGDNLFRLKDRRGNDFLLGPTHEEMFTLLVKDLYSSYKDLPLSIYQIQQKYRDEARPRAGLLRGREFTMKDSYSFDVDDAGLEQSYQNHRDAYVRIFDRLGFDYAIVKATAGAMGGSRSEEFLAKAAVGEDTYVRCTTCDYAANVEAVQVRPGVPVAVDGAPAAHVEDTPGTPTIESLVDHLNAAFPREDRPWSAADTLKNVLVVLRHPDGTREPVAIGLPGDREVDAKRLEGQLEPIEVEVFDETDFAKHPSLVKGYIGPGVLGEENASGIRYLVDPRVVEGTRWVTGADQDGKHVLDLVAGRDFTPDGTIEAADVRDGDECPACAEGVLETARGIEMGHIFQLGRKYAEALGLEVLDENGKRVTVTMGSYGIGCTRAVAAIAEGTLDEKGLSWPRNVAPADVHVVAAGKDEAVFAAAERIAHELSADGIEVLYDDRAGKISPGVKFKDAELIGVPTIVVVGKNLAQDGTVEIRDRRTGEVEAVPADHVVDHIVQVVRRVRA, encoded by the coding sequence ATGATCTTGCGGATGTCGAGCCTCTTCGTGCGGACCCTTCGGGAGGACCCCGCCGATGCGGAGGTCCCCAGCCACCGGCTCCTGGTCCGGGCGGGCTACATCCGGCGTACGGCGCCGGGCATCTACAGCTGGCTGCCGCTCGGCCTGCGGGTGCTGCGCAAGATCGAGGGCATCGTGCGCGAGGAGATGGACGCCATGGGCGCCCAGGAGGTCTCCTTCCCCGCGCTGCTGCCCCGGGAGCCCTACGAGGCCACCAACCGCTGGACCGAGTACGGCGACAATCTCTTCCGCCTGAAGGACCGCAGGGGCAACGACTTCCTCCTCGGCCCCACCCACGAGGAGATGTTCACCCTCCTGGTCAAGGACCTGTACTCCTCCTACAAGGACCTTCCGCTGTCGATCTACCAGATCCAGCAGAAGTACCGCGACGAGGCGCGTCCGCGCGCCGGCCTGCTGCGCGGCCGCGAGTTCACGATGAAGGACTCCTACTCCTTCGACGTCGACGACGCCGGCCTGGAGCAGAGCTACCAGAACCACCGCGACGCCTACGTGCGGATCTTCGACCGCCTCGGGTTCGACTACGCGATCGTCAAGGCCACCGCCGGTGCGATGGGCGGCTCGCGCTCGGAGGAGTTCCTGGCCAAGGCCGCCGTCGGTGAGGACACCTACGTGCGCTGCACGACCTGCGACTACGCCGCGAACGTCGAGGCCGTGCAGGTGCGCCCGGGTGTGCCCGTGGCCGTCGACGGCGCGCCCGCCGCCCACGTCGAGGACACCCCGGGTACGCCGACCATCGAGTCGCTGGTGGACCACCTCAACGCCGCGTTCCCCCGGGAGGACCGCCCCTGGAGCGCCGCGGACACCCTGAAGAACGTGCTCGTGGTCCTGCGCCACCCCGACGGCACCCGCGAGCCCGTCGCGATCGGCCTGCCCGGCGACCGCGAGGTCGACGCGAAGCGCCTCGAGGGTCAGCTCGAGCCGATCGAGGTCGAGGTCTTCGACGAGACCGACTTCGCCAAGCACCCGAGCCTGGTCAAGGGCTACATCGGCCCCGGCGTGCTGGGCGAGGAGAACGCCTCCGGCATCCGGTACCTGGTCGACCCCCGCGTCGTCGAGGGCACCCGCTGGGTCACCGGCGCCGACCAGGACGGCAAGCACGTCCTGGACCTGGTGGCCGGGCGCGACTTCACCCCCGACGGCACCATCGAGGCCGCCGACGTCCGCGACGGCGACGAGTGCCCGGCCTGCGCCGAGGGCGTGCTCGAGACCGCGCGCGGCATCGAGATGGGCCACATCTTCCAGCTCGGCCGCAAGTACGCCGAGGCGCTCGGCCTCGAGGTGCTCGACGAGAACGGCAAGCGGGTCACCGTGACCATGGGCTCCTACGGCATCGGCTGCACGCGTGCGGTCGCCGCGATCGCCGAGGGCACCCTCGACGAGAAGGGCCTCAGCTGGCCGCGTAATGTCGCTCCCGCCGACGTGCACGTGGTGGCGGCGGGCAAGGACGAGGCGGTCTTCGCCGCGGCCGAGCGCATCGCCCACGAGCTCTCCGCCGACGGCATCGAGGTGCTCTACGACGACCGTGCGGGCAAGATCAGCCCCGGGGTGAAGTTCAAGGACGCCGAGCTGATCGGCGTCCCGACGATCGTGGTGGTCGGCAAGAACCTGGCCCAGGACGGCACCGTGGAGATCCGCGACCGCCGTACCGGGGAGGTGGAGGCCGTGCCCGCCGACCACGTCGTCGACCACATCGTCCAGGTCGTCCGCCGCGTGCGGGCCTGA
- the rbfA gene encoding 30S ribosome-binding factor RbfA, translating to MSNPRVRKIADRIQVIVAEMLERRIKDPRLGFVTVTDVRVTGDSQQATVFYTVLGDEEAMVGTAAALESAKGLLRSEVAKQLQMRTAPTLTFVHDALPETARQLDEVLARARQSDEQVAAAREGATYAAGEDPYKKPRVEGDDEEPVEGEDVVEPDRADEE from the coding sequence ATGAGCAACCCCCGTGTGCGCAAGATCGCCGATCGGATCCAGGTCATCGTGGCCGAGATGCTCGAGCGTCGGATCAAGGACCCGCGGCTCGGGTTCGTCACCGTCACCGACGTCCGGGTGACCGGCGACTCCCAGCAGGCGACGGTCTTCTACACCGTCCTCGGCGACGAGGAGGCGATGGTCGGCACCGCCGCCGCGCTGGAGTCGGCCAAGGGGCTGCTGCGCTCCGAGGTCGCCAAGCAGCTCCAGATGCGCACCGCGCCGACCCTGACGTTCGTGCACGACGCGCTTCCGGAGACCGCCCGCCAGCTCGACGAGGTGCTCGCCCGCGCGCGCCAGTCCGACGAGCAGGTGGCCGCCGCCCGCGAGGGCGCGACGTACGCCGCCGGCGAGGACCCGTACAAGAAGCCGCGCGTCGAGGGCGACGACGAGGAGCCCGTCGAGGGCGAGGACGTCGTGGAGCCCGACCGCGCCGACGAGGAGTGA
- the rimP gene encoding ribosome maturation factor RimP: MSTARQDEVRARIETELAEPLAALGLDVEAVELTPAGKRRVLRIAVDKDGGVTLDDVADATGAINRVLDDSDVLGEQPYTLEVTSRGVDRPLTLPRHWRRNADRLVKVTLADGSTVTGRIGESDDASVTLDVDGTAQQVAYADVTKALVQIEFNRKNEES, translated from the coding sequence GTGAGCACAGCCAGGCAGGACGAGGTCCGGGCCAGGATCGAGACAGAGCTCGCGGAGCCGCTCGCAGCCCTCGGGCTCGACGTCGAGGCGGTGGAGCTCACTCCCGCCGGGAAGCGTCGCGTCCTGCGCATCGCCGTCGACAAGGACGGCGGGGTGACCCTGGACGACGTCGCGGACGCCACCGGGGCCATCAACCGCGTGCTCGACGACTCCGACGTGCTCGGCGAGCAGCCCTACACCCTCGAGGTGACCTCGCGCGGGGTCGACCGGCCGCTGACGCTGCCGCGCCACTGGCGCCGCAACGCGGACCGGCTCGTGAAGGTGACCCTCGCCGACGGCTCCACGGTCACCGGACGCATCGGGGAGTCCGACGACGCGTCGGTCACCCTCGACGTCGACGGCACCGCGCAGCAGGTGGCCTACGCCGACGTCACCAAGGCGCTCGTGCAGATCGAGTTCAACCGGAAGAACGAGGAGTCCTGA
- the nusA gene encoding transcription termination factor NusA, with translation MDIDLSILRMLEREKEISFDVLVEAIEQAMLTAYHKTPGAQQHARVVLDRRSGHVSVLVRETDDEGNLVGAEYDDTPQGFGRIAATTAKQIMLQRLRDAEDDIRFGEFAGKEGDIVSGVIQQGRNPDDVMVDLGKLEALLPVSERVPGESYVHGTRIKCLVISVRKGMRGPQITLSRSHPNLVKKLFALEVPEIADGTVEIAAIAREAGHRSKIAVHSTVPGVNAKGACIGPLGQRVRNVMAELNGEKIDIVDWSADPAVLVASALSPARVSSVEIIDAAARSARVIVPDFQLSLAIGKEGQNARLAARLTGWRIDIRSDEETPAS, from the coding sequence ATGGACATCGACCTGAGCATCCTGCGGATGCTGGAGCGCGAGAAGGAGATCTCCTTCGACGTCCTCGTCGAGGCGATCGAGCAGGCCATGCTCACCGCCTACCACAAGACCCCGGGCGCGCAGCAGCACGCACGCGTCGTGCTGGACCGTCGCAGTGGCCACGTCAGCGTGCTGGTGCGGGAGACCGACGACGAGGGCAACCTCGTCGGCGCGGAGTACGACGACACCCCGCAGGGCTTCGGCCGGATCGCCGCGACGACCGCGAAGCAGATCATGCTGCAGCGCCTGCGCGACGCCGAGGACGACATCCGCTTCGGGGAGTTCGCCGGCAAGGAGGGCGACATCGTCTCGGGCGTGATCCAGCAGGGTCGCAACCCCGACGACGTGATGGTGGACCTCGGCAAGCTCGAGGCGCTGCTGCCCGTCAGCGAGCGCGTGCCGGGGGAGAGCTACGTCCACGGCACCCGCATCAAGTGCCTGGTGATCTCGGTGCGCAAGGGCATGCGCGGACCGCAGATCACGCTGTCGCGCTCGCACCCGAACCTGGTCAAGAAGCTCTTCGCCCTCGAGGTCCCCGAGATCGCCGACGGCACCGTCGAGATCGCGGCGATCGCGCGCGAGGCCGGCCACCGCAGCAAGATCGCCGTCCACTCCACCGTCCCCGGCGTCAACGCGAAGGGCGCCTGCATCGGCCCCCTCGGTCAGCGGGTGCGCAACGTGATGGCCGAGCTCAACGGCGAGAAGATCGACATCGTCGACTGGTCCGCCGACCCGGCCGTCCTGGTGGCCAGCGCGCTGTCGCCGGCCCGGGTCAGCTCGGTCGAGATCATCGACGCCGCCGCCCGCTCGGCGCGCGTGATCGTGCCGGACTTCCAGCTCTCCCTCGCCATCGGCAAGGAGGGCCAGAACGCCCGGCTGGCCGCGCGCCTCACCGGCTGGCGCATCGACATCCGCTCCGACGAGGAGACCCCGGCCTCCTGA
- a CDS encoding acetyl-CoA hydrolase/transferase family protein: MSRISDSYLATKVTTAEAAAEHISPGDSVGISGFTGAGYPKAVPTALARRIEAAHARGEEFTIGLWTGASTAPEVDGVLAEAHGLHMRVPYNSDPTLRGLINSGEVDYVDSHLSHSAQHMWFGFYGNLDVAVVEVAAILPNGLLIPGSSVGNNKTWLDQADKVILEVNHWHPREYEGFHDIYYGTALPPNRFPLQMTHSFQRIGDPYLRVDPAKVVAIVETDAPDRNTPFKSPDADSRAMAELLVDFLRHEVAHGRMPKDLLPLQSGVGNVANAVLEGLVDSEFENLTSFTEVIQDGMLDLLDCGKLRSVSATSFGLSPTGQQRFLDNMGAYKGRVLLRSEEISNHPELVRRLGVVAINGMIEADIYGNVNSTHLMGSGIMNGIGGSGDFARNAFLNFFVSPSTAKNGAISAIVPMASHVDHTEHDVHVLVTEQGLADLRGLSPSARADRVIANCAHPNYRDALTDYVERARAARPTAQHTPHLLDEALSWHSRYLETGKM; this comes from the coding sequence ATGAGCAGGATCTCCGACAGCTACCTGGCCACCAAGGTCACCACCGCCGAGGCCGCCGCCGAGCACATCAGTCCCGGCGACTCGGTCGGCATCAGCGGCTTCACCGGCGCCGGCTACCCCAAGGCGGTCCCGACGGCCCTGGCGCGCCGCATCGAGGCGGCCCACGCCCGCGGCGAGGAGTTCACGATCGGTCTGTGGACCGGCGCCTCGACCGCCCCGGAGGTCGACGGGGTGCTCGCCGAGGCCCACGGCCTGCACATGCGGGTGCCCTACAACTCCGACCCGACCCTGCGCGGGCTGATCAACTCCGGTGAGGTCGACTACGTCGACTCCCACCTGAGCCACTCCGCGCAGCACATGTGGTTCGGCTTCTACGGCAACCTCGACGTCGCCGTGGTCGAGGTGGCCGCGATCCTGCCCAACGGCCTGCTCATCCCGGGCAGCTCGGTCGGCAACAACAAGACCTGGCTCGACCAGGCCGACAAGGTGATCCTCGAGGTCAACCACTGGCACCCCCGTGAGTACGAGGGCTTCCACGACATCTACTACGGCACTGCCCTCCCGCCGAACCGCTTCCCGCTGCAGATGACGCACTCCTTCCAGCGCATCGGTGACCCCTACCTGCGCGTGGACCCGGCGAAGGTCGTCGCGATCGTGGAAACCGACGCCCCCGACCGCAACACGCCGTTCAAGTCGCCCGACGCGGACTCCCGCGCGATGGCCGAGCTGCTGGTCGACTTCCTGCGCCACGAGGTCGCCCACGGCCGGATGCCGAAGGACCTGCTGCCGCTGCAGAGCGGGGTCGGCAACGTCGCCAACGCGGTCCTCGAGGGCCTGGTCGACAGCGAGTTCGAGAACCTCACCTCCTTCACCGAGGTCATCCAGGACGGCATGCTCGACCTGCTCGACTGCGGCAAGCTGCGCTCGGTGTCGGCGACCTCCTTCGGCCTCTCGCCGACCGGTCAGCAGCGCTTCCTCGACAACATGGGCGCCTACAAGGGCCGGGTGCTGCTGCGCAGCGAGGAGATCTCCAACCACCCCGAGCTGGTGCGCCGCCTCGGCGTGGTCGCGATCAACGGGATGATCGAGGCCGACATCTACGGCAACGTGAACTCCACCCACCTCATGGGCTCCGGGATCATGAACGGCATCGGGGGCAGCGGCGACTTCGCACGCAACGCGTTCCTCAACTTCTTCGTGTCCCCGTCGACGGCCAAGAACGGCGCGATCTCCGCGATCGTGCCGATGGCCAGCCACGTCGACCACACCGAGCACGACGTGCACGTGCTGGTGACCGAGCAGGGCCTCGCCGACCTGCGCGGGCTCTCGCCCAGCGCCCGCGCGGACCGCGTGATCGCGAACTGTGCGCACCCGAACTACCGCGACGCGCTCACCGACTACGTCGAGCGCGCCCGCGCCGCGCGCCCGACCGCCCAGCACACGCCGCACCTGCTCGACGAGGCGCTCTCCTGGCACTCGCGCTACCTCGAGACGGGGAAGATGTGA